A stretch of the Acidilobus sp. 7A genome encodes the following:
- the bgaS gene encoding beta-galactosidase BgaS, whose translation MTVSFPKGFLFGWSQAGFQSEMGTPGSEDPNSDWYAWVHDRENIASGLVSGDLPENGPGYWGNYRRFHDAAQAMGLSAARIGVEWSRIFPKPTFDVKVHADVRGEEVASVDVSEQALEQLDRLANREAVNHYREMFSDLRSRGITFILNLYHWPLPLWLHDPIAIRRGNLSAPSGWLDVRAVVEFAKFAAYVAWKLDDLVYMYSTMNEPNVVWSHGFTQPKSGFPPGYLCFECSGKAMKNLLQAHARAYDIVKSMTKKPVGVIYATADWTPLTESEADRAAAEAAKAADRWAFFDMLSKGSPRDDLRGRLDWIGVNYYSRLVVRAGRSGFQVIPGYGFACEPNSVSPAGRPCSDFGWEFYPEGLYHALKDYWERYHLPLMVTENGAADEGDYLRPYYLVSHIYQVHRAMQEEVNVTGYLHWSLADNYEWASGFGKRFGLLMVDYETKRLYWRPSAFIYREIAKNNAITDEVEHLNRVPPLKPLRK comes from the coding sequence TTGACCGTGAGCTTCCCCAAGGGCTTCCTCTTCGGCTGGTCACAGGCGGGCTTCCAGTCAGAGATGGGCACGCCCGGCAGCGAGGACCCTAACAGCGACTGGTACGCCTGGGTGCACGACAGGGAGAACATAGCGTCTGGCCTGGTGAGCGGCGACCTGCCCGAGAACGGGCCGGGCTACTGGGGCAACTACCGCAGGTTCCACGACGCTGCCCAGGCCATGGGGCTGAGCGCCGCGAGGATAGGGGTTGAGTGGAGCAGGATATTCCCCAAGCCGACGTTTGACGTCAAGGTCCACGCCGACGTCAGGGGCGAGGAGGTAGCCTCGGTTGACGTGAGCGAGCAGGCCCTTGAGCAGCTCGACAGGCTCGCCAACAGGGAGGCGGTGAACCACTACAGGGAAATGTTCTCAGACCTCAGGTCCAGGGGCATAACGTTCATACTTAACCTCTACCACTGGCCCCTCCCCCTGTGGCTTCACGACCCCATAGCGATCAGGAGGGGGAACCTCTCAGCGCCCTCCGGCTGGCTTGACGTCAGGGCGGTCGTGGAGTTCGCCAAGTTCGCCGCCTACGTGGCGTGGAAGCTTGACGACCTAGTCTATATGTACTCAACTATGAACGAGCCAAACGTGGTCTGGAGCCACGGCTTCACCCAGCCCAAGTCCGGCTTCCCGCCGGGCTACCTGTGCTTTGAGTGCTCTGGGAAGGCGATGAAGAACCTCCTGCAGGCCCACGCCAGGGCCTACGACATAGTTAAGTCCATGACCAAGAAGCCCGTCGGCGTGATATACGCCACGGCCGACTGGACCCCCCTCACGGAGAGCGAGGCCGACAGGGCCGCCGCTGAGGCGGCTAAGGCCGCTGACAGGTGGGCCTTCTTCGACATGCTCTCAAAGGGCTCGCCGAGGGACGACCTGAGGGGGAGGCTGGACTGGATAGGGGTCAACTACTACAGCAGGCTCGTAGTCAGGGCAGGCAGGAGCGGCTTCCAGGTGATCCCGGGCTACGGGTTCGCCTGCGAGCCCAACTCCGTCAGCCCTGCCGGGAGGCCATGCAGCGACTTCGGCTGGGAGTTCTACCCAGAGGGCCTCTACCACGCCCTCAAGGACTACTGGGAGAGGTACCACCTGCCGCTCATGGTAACGGAGAACGGCGCAGCTGACGAGGGGGACTACCTGAGGCCCTACTACTTGGTCTCGCACATCTACCAGGTGCACAGGGCCATGCAGGAGGAGGTCAACGTCACGGGCTACCTGCACTGGTCCCTGGCTGACAACTACGAGTGGGCCTCAGGCTTCGGCAAGAGGTTCGGCCTCCTGATGGTCGACTACGAGACCAAGAGGCTGTACTGGAGGCCCTCGGCCTTCATATACAGGGAGATAGCCAAGAACAACGCCATAACTGACGAGGTAGAGCACCTCAACAGGGTACCGCCCCTGAAGCCACTGAGGAAATAA
- a CDS encoding ABC transporter substrate-binding protein produces the protein MRKLALGLVAAVLLALSLVGFLSPFSGFMSARAQTPSLIALPSSQTVYVGGVSWSPITTLNPFSTANVIDDLELGLVYLPFFLWSPVTQQYYPALGENFTVTSVTVPASLVYGPNATGTVDRAALEIWIWPNATWQDGYPVTADDVVFTYYLGKYFPSLSWGYMWSPGPGAILNVTPVNEKEVMFIFNSTPSSPPWGTILAIMTSPSYPVLPLHEFYPNLSAFFANSTKWSPLTWSPNVTQIIGDGPYRVYAYTPSEVVFVKWDNWWGWNIWDVPANGMYAPEYVADVVITSNPQAISMFETGEMTWGGYFITNVWTLKSQGIYTYTSNPPWNLQEGPWVMLLMNEKYPPYNITLVRRAIAYAINTSQLAAVGENGQEEPCNISNGFGFFAPYNIYSEAWGKYINMSIIQKYGWTFNLTEAQLLMQQVASEYGWHKNSQGYWVMPNGAVVNATIIVPYGWTDWMEDADLIAQNLSKIGIEASTVFPTQSQWYTEVAMGEYSMSLMYSWSGVIPATWFEYYFYTIGTAPVGSWAWADMERFNNTAAWTAYNDVNKIYSINPDNMSALMPLYDQLLTIWLNYTPVIPLMTNGIWYEYSPTYWAGWPNETTGYLFPPAPWDNPGNAYVLVHLHPKGVTITTTTPKPITVTYTTSTTTTTTTTATTTTTTTSVSTTTVTSVTTVVSSTLSTLTTTVTKLVTSTTYIAIAVVVTAIVVGLIVWAVMRR, from the coding sequence TTGAGGAAGTTAGCTCTAGGCCTTGTGGCGGCCGTCCTGTTGGCCCTGTCCCTCGTCGGCTTCCTGTCGCCGTTCTCTGGCTTCATGAGTGCCAGGGCGCAGACTCCATCGCTAATAGCGCTGCCCTCGTCCCAGACGGTCTACGTAGGGGGCGTCAGCTGGAGCCCCATAACTACCCTCAACCCGTTCTCAACAGCCAATGTCATAGACGACCTGGAGCTGGGCCTGGTATACCTGCCGTTCTTCCTGTGGTCTCCGGTTACACAGCAGTACTACCCTGCCCTGGGGGAGAACTTCACCGTGACCTCAGTCACGGTGCCCGCCTCCCTGGTCTACGGGCCTAACGCGACGGGCACCGTTGACAGGGCGGCCCTTGAGATATGGATATGGCCTAACGCGACGTGGCAGGACGGCTACCCTGTCACAGCTGATGACGTCGTGTTCACTTACTACCTGGGCAAGTACTTCCCGTCCCTGTCCTGGGGCTATATGTGGAGCCCAGGCCCTGGAGCGATCCTTAACGTGACCCCAGTCAATGAGAAGGAGGTCATGTTTATATTCAACAGCACGCCTTCGTCGCCGCCGTGGGGCACCATACTTGCCATAATGACAAGCCCCTCGTACCCTGTCCTGCCTCTGCATGAGTTCTACCCCAACCTGAGCGCCTTCTTTGCCAACAGCACCAAGTGGAGCCCGCTCACCTGGAGCCCTAACGTGACCCAGATAATAGGTGATGGACCCTACAGGGTCTACGCCTACACGCCGAGCGAGGTCGTTTTCGTTAAGTGGGACAACTGGTGGGGCTGGAACATCTGGGACGTGCCAGCCAACGGCATGTACGCCCCTGAGTACGTCGCAGACGTGGTGATAACGTCAAACCCGCAGGCCATATCAATGTTCGAGACGGGAGAGATGACGTGGGGAGGTTACTTCATCACTAACGTCTGGACCCTCAAGAGCCAGGGCATCTACACCTACACGAGCAACCCGCCGTGGAACCTGCAGGAGGGTCCATGGGTTATGTTGCTGATGAACGAGAAGTACCCGCCCTACAACATAACCCTGGTCAGGAGGGCCATAGCCTACGCCATAAACACCTCGCAGCTGGCCGCAGTAGGGGAGAACGGGCAGGAGGAGCCGTGCAACATCAGCAACGGCTTCGGCTTCTTCGCCCCCTACAACATCTACTCAGAGGCGTGGGGCAAGTACATAAACATGTCGATAATCCAGAAGTACGGCTGGACGTTCAACTTAACAGAGGCCCAGCTGCTCATGCAGCAGGTGGCCAGCGAGTACGGCTGGCACAAGAACTCCCAGGGCTACTGGGTCATGCCCAACGGGGCAGTTGTGAACGCCACCATAATCGTGCCCTACGGCTGGACCGACTGGATGGAGGACGCTGACCTCATAGCACAGAACCTGTCAAAGATAGGCATTGAGGCCTCCACGGTGTTCCCGACGCAGAGCCAGTGGTACACAGAGGTGGCCATGGGTGAGTACTCGATGTCACTTATGTACAGCTGGTCTGGCGTGATACCAGCAACCTGGTTTGAGTACTACTTCTACACCATAGGCACGGCCCCGGTGGGGAGCTGGGCATGGGCTGACATGGAGAGGTTCAACAACACCGCCGCCTGGACAGCCTACAATGACGTGAATAAGATATACTCCATTAACCCTGATAACATGAGCGCCCTCATGCCGCTCTACGACCAGCTCCTCACGATCTGGCTGAACTACACTCCTGTCATACCTCTCATGACCAACGGCATCTGGTATGAGTACTCGCCAACGTACTGGGCCGGCTGGCCCAACGAGACCACAGGCTACCTCTTCCCGCCTGCCCCATGGGACAACCCAGGCAATGCCTACGTGCTGGTTCACCTGCACCCGAAGGGCGTCACGATCACCACGACTACGCCTAAGCCCATAACGGTCACGTACACGACATCCACAACCACGACAACTACCACGACGGCCACAACCACGACAACGACGACCTCCGTCTCGACGACCACCGTCACGTCGGTCACCACAGTAGTCTCGTCAACGCTGAGCACCCTGACGACAACCGTGACCAAGCTGGTGACTTCAACGACCTACATTGCCATAGCTGTCGTCGTGACCGCCATAGTGGTCGGGCTGATAGTCTGGGCTGTCATGAGGAGGTAA
- a CDS encoding glycoside hydrolase family 3 N-terminal domain-containing protein: MPHATIRPEHILRAREVVARLSVEEKVAQLEAVPFTHFLDESGRFSEAKAEEIAKYGVGIVKRVYGNGAFLDNAQMAREFNRLQEFLVKRSTARLPAMIEEEAAGGLMAPGATAFPSPLAMASTFDLELMSRVADAIGRQARALGVHQLFSPVLDLCLDPRWGRCEETFGEDPRLAAAMGINYVKSVQAHGVATTLKHFVAYGMSEGGRNGANSWVGELDLRNLALVPFESAVKEARPLSVMASYNDIDGVPSHANGLLVDGVLRGEWGFEGFVVSDAEGITRLLWLHRVARNAEEAALLSLSAGIDVENSYAPMRERIFWSLVEAVRSGRLPEYILDRHVERVVAVKASLGLLENPYVSYDGGPVETAEDRALARKAAERAIILLKNDGVLPLSRGSRVLLTGPGASQPLAMLFDYHLQAHRDLGRQVTPVVTVLEGLRSLLPKLDHWPVSSFTSCRDDEVEGAREAARCHDVVVAVVGERSGGFWLRDSEVLSGEGVDRDPTLPDCQLRLLRSLAGSGARLVIVIIAGRPISLPEDVINAASAVLLTFYPGEEGGDAIARALVGLVNPSGRLPVTIPSSVGDVPVHHGLRRSSASDITARRPRPLFPFGHGLSYSRVAYSDLRAGLEGGVLRASLKLSNEGPLEVEEVPQLYVSPPSRLYEMPSLELIGLGRVRLGVGESIGLSFEVGLEALSVYMPGGRLLVPAGTYELYAGPSSADLRLRAEVEIKEDLELRGRGGVLWATAKAL; the protein is encoded by the coding sequence TTGCCTCACGCCACGATCAGGCCTGAGCACATCCTGAGGGCCAGGGAGGTCGTGGCCAGGCTCTCCGTTGAGGAGAAGGTGGCCCAGCTCGAGGCCGTGCCCTTCACGCACTTCCTTGATGAGAGCGGGAGGTTCTCCGAGGCGAAGGCAGAGGAGATAGCAAAGTACGGCGTCGGCATAGTCAAGAGGGTCTACGGGAACGGGGCGTTCCTTGACAACGCCCAGATGGCCAGGGAATTCAACAGGCTCCAGGAGTTCCTCGTCAAGAGGTCCACGGCCAGGCTCCCGGCCATGATCGAGGAGGAGGCAGCCGGGGGGCTCATGGCGCCAGGGGCCACAGCCTTCCCGTCGCCGCTGGCCATGGCCAGCACCTTTGACCTGGAGCTCATGTCAAGGGTGGCTGACGCGATAGGCAGGCAGGCCAGGGCCCTTGGGGTGCACCAGCTCTTCTCCCCCGTGCTGGACCTATGCCTTGACCCGAGGTGGGGTAGATGTGAGGAGACCTTTGGCGAGGACCCCAGGCTCGCCGCCGCCATGGGCATCAACTACGTCAAGTCCGTCCAAGCCCACGGTGTTGCGACCACCCTCAAGCACTTCGTGGCCTACGGCATGTCTGAGGGAGGGAGGAACGGGGCCAACAGCTGGGTCGGCGAGCTTGACCTCAGGAACCTGGCCCTCGTGCCCTTTGAGTCAGCGGTTAAGGAGGCCCGTCCCCTGTCAGTCATGGCCTCCTATAACGACATTGACGGGGTGCCAAGTCATGCCAACGGGCTACTGGTAGATGGCGTGCTCAGGGGCGAGTGGGGCTTCGAGGGCTTCGTGGTATCTGACGCAGAGGGGATTACCAGGCTCCTCTGGCTTCACAGGGTCGCCAGGAACGCTGAGGAGGCGGCCCTGCTGTCTCTCTCGGCCGGCATCGACGTTGAAAACAGCTATGCGCCCATGAGGGAGAGGATCTTCTGGTCCCTCGTGGAGGCCGTAAGGTCAGGCAGGCTGCCCGAGTACATACTTGACAGGCACGTGGAGAGGGTCGTGGCAGTTAAGGCATCGCTTGGCCTCCTGGAAAACCCCTACGTGAGCTACGACGGGGGCCCTGTTGAGACAGCCGAGGACAGGGCCCTGGCAAGGAAGGCGGCCGAGAGGGCAATTATATTGCTCAAGAACGACGGCGTCCTCCCCCTCAGCAGGGGCTCGAGGGTCCTGTTGACAGGACCTGGGGCCTCGCAGCCCCTGGCCATGTTGTTCGACTACCACCTCCAGGCTCACAGGGACCTCGGGAGGCAGGTGACGCCAGTGGTTACGGTCCTTGAGGGCCTCAGGTCGCTGCTGCCCAAGCTGGACCACTGGCCCGTGAGCAGCTTCACCTCGTGCAGAGATGATGAGGTAGAGGGCGCCAGGGAGGCGGCCAGATGCCATGACGTGGTAGTGGCCGTCGTGGGCGAGAGGTCGGGGGGCTTCTGGCTTAGGGATAGCGAGGTCCTCTCAGGCGAGGGCGTTGACAGGGACCCGACGCTCCCTGACTGCCAGCTCAGGCTGCTCAGGTCCCTCGCCGGCTCAGGGGCCAGGCTAGTGATAGTCATCATCGCGGGCAGGCCCATATCGCTGCCAGAGGATGTAATCAACGCCGCCTCAGCGGTACTCCTCACCTTCTACCCCGGCGAGGAGGGAGGCGACGCCATAGCCAGGGCCCTCGTGGGACTCGTAAACCCCTCAGGTAGGCTGCCTGTGACCATCCCCTCCTCCGTAGGCGATGTACCGGTCCATCACGGCCTCCGCAGGTCCTCAGCGTCAGACATAACTGCCAGAAGGCCAAGGCCTCTCTTCCCCTTCGGTCACGGCCTCAGCTACTCAAGAGTCGCCTACTCAGACCTCAGGGCGGGCCTTGAGGGGGGCGTGCTGAGGGCCAGCCTGAAGCTCTCTAACGAAGGGCCCCTGGAGGTTGAGGAGGTGCCCCAGCTTTACGTATCGCCCCCCTCAAGGCTCTACGAGATGCCCTCCCTTGAGCTGATAGGCCTCGGGAGGGTCCGACTCGGGGTCGGCGAGTCGATAGGCTTGAGCTTTGAGGTAGGCCTTGAGGCCCTCTCCGTCTACATGCCAGGGGGCCGCCTGCTAGTTCCAGCGGGCACCTACGAGCTCTACGCGGGCCCCTCATCGGCTGACCTCAGGCTGAGGGCTGAGGTGGAGATCAAGGAGGACCTGGAGCTGAGGGGCAGGGGAGGGGTTCTCTGGGCGACCGCCAAGGCGCTGTAA